AATAAACTCCCCTGCCCTTCCACAAAAAAAATATCGTAATCATTTTGTTTTTCAATCAGCATTTTCTCCACCGCGCCAGCCATAAAATCCGCTGGCAGGGCGTCTATGGAAATCCCCCAGCCCTCAATCATAATGCTCGTTTGTCCCGTAGGGATTACGCAGGCACGCATGCCCCGCTTTTGCGCAGCTCGCGCGAGTTCATAGCTTGTTGTCATCTTTCCAATAGCGGCATCGGTACCTACCGTTAAAACTATAGGTTTTGTAATGTGATAAGATTGCGAGGAACACACGGGAATACTTTGCAAATCAACATCAGAGCGCACGTCCCAAATTATTGAGCCACTGGTTTTAGCGGCCTCGCTAAACTGCGCATTATTTTTTAGCGGATAATGCATTCCCGAAACTACATGCATGCCTTGTTGCAAAGCCGTTAGAATATCATTTTCCCACTCGCGTGGCAACCCTCCGCCCTCTGGGGCGGCGCCTAGTAAAAGAACAGATGCTTTGGTAATATCACGCGCTTCAGCGAGCGACGAAAAAATTGGCGTATCGACATTTTTTGAATCATCGAGATATCCGCCAAGCACATCATATACTCTTATGTGGGGTATCCGATACCCCACATAAGATGTGGAGTCCACGATGCCCGCTATCGGATATTCCGCGTATCGCAAAATCCCATCCGCGGTTTTTGCCCGCATGGGGAATTTTTTGCGTGCATTAAGGCCAAAAACCCCCTCGGCGTAGATGAGAGATACGTGCTCTGCTAGGTTAATCGGCGCATTTATTGGGCTAGCCATAAGAAGTTATAATAGCACACAATCTAAATATATTCTAGCATAAGAAAATGAAAAAGCCCGTGCGAACACGAGCTTTGTTTGTTTGTAGAACTTATACTTTATGCCATTGCCGGGTGCCTGGCTGGCATAAATAAATTGCCTATACTTTTCACCGCTTCCTTTAAGCGGCTTTTCCCCCCGCTATTAGAGCATACTGCAACATAAAAATGTAATAGGAAACATATGCTCGAAATAGCTTGTAGAGACGCTGGCATCATAATAATATATGAAATTAGAAAAATACTTCTAAACAGAATTGTTAATGGCGCATAATACATGCTCATTTCCATCGGAGCAATATCGCTTGCGGACTTCATCTTAATTTTTTCAAGCATTGCGTAGAATAGCCCGTATAACGAAAGGGCTACTACGGTATCGAAGCCGAATAATATACTAGCTGGCATCGATTGATCAGCCAGTACAAAAAAGACTACCCTGATTAAACGAAAAAATATTGCTATGAGCAATAATATTTTTGCCAATGCGATGTTGGTTTCGCCCGTCCATTCTGACCAAAAATCAACCGCGCGCCTCACGACACGCAGTATAAAATTGTCAAAAGAACTTATGACATCCATTATAACGCTCCCCACAGACACCTCCTTCGGTAGTATTCAATACCCCAGCAGCCATTTTTCGTATTTTATAGATTACATGATAATAACATCTTTGTCAATATTAAACACAATGCACTAACGCATTGTGTTTAATATATTAACTACTAGCTGGCTCATTGCCAATAATAGGCATCCTTAACCCACGTGATAAGGTTAGTCATCGCTTGAATGCGATTGGTGGAACCCAACACAACAGTGACGACAGATTTGTCGTTTGTAATCTTTGTCACAATAGTCATGCACTCTCCTGCCTCGTCGGTATAGCCGGTTTTGCCCGCTACAACGCCAGAAATTGCCCCGAGAAGCGAATTTGTGCTAACCCAACGATGAGAAATTCCATCTTTGCTTTTAGTTTCGTATATTGGCAATGCGAGAATGCCGCGAAGGGTTTCGTTCTTGTATGCTTCAAAAATAAGCGTTGCCACATCAGACGCGCTCGCCACATTATTTTGCGATAACCCACTTGAATCTTCAAAAAAAGCGGAAGCTAGTCCAAGTTCGTGCGCTTTTTGATTCATAGTGCCTAAAAATGTAATTCCCTCTCCTGAATTATTTCTATCATATTGTTCTTGCAGTGCCACCGCGGCATCGTTGCTTGATTCCAAAAGCAACGCGTACAAAAGCTGGTTTACAGAAAAAATTTCATTTACTACTAGATCCCCTTCTGTTCCCGTTGTATTTATTGCATTTTGGCTTATGACCACTTTTTCATCGAGTGCCATAGAATCAACAACGACGAGAGCATTCATTAATTTTGAAATGCTGGCGATTGGCCGCGCGGTGAGGGAATCTTTCTCGTACAAGATTTTGTTATCAGGAAGCTCTACCGCAAGCACGGACAAGCCATCTATATCCATAAGAGGCACTTGCCAATTGCGAATTGGGAAAAGATCGGGCGATCGCACTCCGTGCAAGAACAGAGAATTAGACGACATCATTACTGATGAAACTGGTAGATTCGCGGGCGCGGAATTGTATTTAGATAGAAAGTCTTTCCAGTCTTGAATTAGTGGTGTTTGCGGTGATGGCTCTTTATCTACTGAAGTTGGTTGAGTTTCGGTGGGGGTGTCATCTGCATTATCTTCTTTTATCGTTTCATCTTGGCTTGCAGATTGAGCTTCCTTCAATCCTTGTCCTTGCTGAATTTCAGGACTTTCAGCAGGTTGCGTTGGCGTATCGCTTACCGCTTCATTAACTGAAGCTTCAAAAGAAGAAATTGCCGGTGGCTGACCTTGCCTCGCCGTAGCCTCGTGCGAAGGAGGGTTCTGTACATTTCCAGCAAAAATACCCGCCAGCGCAAACACTGGTAGAAAAATTGCAAATCCAACTGAAATAAGAATATGTCTTGTGTCCATTTAAGGTTTTAACTCTTTGAAAGATTTGTCATCTCGAAGTCCCGTAGCGGCGGGACGAGAGATCTCTCACTATGTTCGAGATGACAGCTGCTACTAACGATCAGTTCTATTCTTTTTCTTTTACAGGAATAATCTTGAGATGTAATTCATTAAGTTGCGCTTCGTCAACCGTGCTTGGCGCTTCCATTACGGAAGTCCTGCCATTTCCGGTTGTTGGAAACGGAATTACTTCGCGAATACTCTGCTCTCCTAATAATACCAGAAGCCAGCGGTCAAAGCCAGCAATGCCTCCATGAGGAGGAACGCCGAAAGAAAAAGCTTCAAGAAGATGTCCGAAACGATCTTCAATTTCTTCTTTGCTATGCCCTAGCGCTTGAAAAACCTTTGTAAGAACATTGGGGTCTGTGGTCCTGATACTGCCTCCGAAGACTTCAGCGCCATTTAGCACCAAGTCGTATTGCTTTGCGCGAATTTGGCCGTACGCGGAAGGATCGTCTAATTTTATTATGTCATCATCTACAATTGCTGTAAACGGATGGTGAGCTGCTCCCCAACTTCCATCGTCTTTTTTTTCAAACATTGGAAAATCTACAACCCATGTATAGGCCATTACATTTTTATCTTCTTTATTCTTGCGCACATCAGGGTTATCGCGGCCATAATCTTTCATAGCATCGGCGTATGACATACGCGGGAATGGCTTTTCCTGTATTGTTTTGCCCAGCACGTTCTCCGTGACATATACCACGAGCTCCTCAAGCAGAGAAATAATATCTTCTTGCTCTACAAATGACATTTCTATGTCTAACTGATCAAACTCAAAGAGGCGGTCGTTGCGCAAATCTTCATCGCGGAAACAACGCGCGAATTGAAAATACCGATCCATGCCGCCAACCATCAATAATTGCTTGTATTGCTGTGGTGATTGCGGGAGTGCGTAAAATTTTCCCGGATAATGACGAGATGGTACAAGGAAGTCGCGCGCGCCTTCCGGTGTGCTTTTGGTAAGGATTGGCGTGTCGATTTCGGTAAATCCTTTTTCCGTCAGCATATTGCGCAAGGTCTGCTTCACTTTGTGGCGCGCTTGCAATATCTCTCGCACGCGAGCGCGGCGAATATCAAGGTAACGATACTTCCAGCGAAGTTCTTCGCTGATATCGTATCCATCACCATCAATAGAAAACGGCAGTGTTTTTGCCACGCTTAAAACTTCAATCGTTTGCGCCAGCATTTCAAAATCACCCGTTATCATATTTGGGTTTTTCATGTTTTCAGGGCGGCGCTGGACTGTGCCTGTAATTTTCAAAACCCATTCTGAACGCGCGTCTTTTGCCTTTTCGTAGAATTCACCCGCAGAAGGCAATATCACGACCTGCAAAAGCCCGGATACATCGCGCATGTCCAGGAAAATAATCTTGCCATGGTCGCGGCGAACATGCACCCATCCGGCGATGGTTACCGATTCGTTTTCGTGTTGAACTATGTCTTTTATAAGAATTCTGTTCATAGTTATAGTTATATTATTCGTTTCTATAAAACGGCAGTGACACTATAAAGGTTGACCCTTTCCCTTCCCCCTCTGACTCAACCCACGCCGTACCGCCGTGATCTTCTACAATACGCTTGACTATAAATAAGCCAAGTCCGGTGCCATTAACGTCAATTTTTTTACCTCCCTCCCCACGGGAAAAACGCTGGAACAACTTTTCTTTATCCGCTTCGGTAATGCCAATGCCCGTATCTTTCACGGAGATGCGCATGCGCAATGGGTTATTGTATAATTGAGTAACGCTTACCTCCACAGACCCTCGCGGCGTATATTTTATCGCATTGTCGATAAGGTTCAATATCACCTGGCGCAATTTGCTATCATCTGCTTTGACGCAAAACCGCACGGCATTTTCTGGATGGTGCCAAATAAGCTTTAGGCCTTTTGATTCAGCAGAGATTTTTTGCTCGTCTACAATACTGTCTATCATATCGGGAATGCAGATTTTTTGGAAGACATAATGAAATTCGCCTCGTTCAATGCGAGACACGTCTAGCAAATCTTTCACAAGTCCTATGAGCACCTCGTTGCTTGAATAAACCTTTTTTAACGCGTCATTTGCGTTGATGTCTATTTTTCCGTAGTCGCCATCAATAACCATAGAAAGATAGCCCTTGATGGCCGTGAGAGGCGTGCGTAGCTGATGCGAGGCGATGGAGATAAACTCTGATTTGAGGTCGGAAATTTTTTGCAGTTCTCTGATTTCACGAAGCGTGCCGCGAATAAGAGAGATGCCAAATATAGTTACAAATATAAATAGAATACTATTGACTGAGAATTCTCGCGGTGTCGGCGATGTTAGTACATTTATGAGGAAAATAAGAATAACTAGAAAAGTAAATGTTTCTGTGGCAATAACGCGAATATTGAATAGCTGATGTCTAAATATGGCATATGCCGTGAGTATTAGAAACGGCAACGTAAAAATAGGCCCGAATTTTATGAAGAATGTAATGTGTAGCAATGCCGTCGCGACAAATTGAGTTAGTATAAGTAGCGCAAACATTAAGAAATAGCCAGTAGCAACGTAAACCATCTGCGCCCGCCTAAGTCCAGTAGCTATTTTTAATTTAAGTATCAACTGCCTACCTCCCAATATAAAGAGTAGGAGGATCGTGATGCCAAATAGTGGAATAAGTGACCCGGGTATTGGCGCTCCATTGGCATCAATGTACTTAAAAACAAATGGCGTTTGAGTGGCTATGATCGTGACGATCGAAAGTATCCATATTCCTGCATGGGCGAACTTCGGCATTTTCAATTCCTCGTCCGGGAAGACTTGAACCAAAAAGAAAAACATCAGCTGCAGGAAAACCGCAACCATCAAAACTATCCTTGCCCATATCAGCATGTATGGCGATGGCTGCAATGAAAAATAATTTGCAATAGTCCACAGAACAAGGGCTATTGTGGATAAGACAAAGAATCGTCTGCTGGGGCCCGAATCGCCCTTAAAATAAATAAGCGCGCCAAGAAATATACTTGCCGCGACAGCAATAAAAGCCGAGATAAATGTGACATCACCAAAAAGTGATGGCATAAGAAAAAAGTTACTTTATTGTCTGATTGCTATTATCAAGATAAACGATATACCTGCCTGATTTTAAATCTTGTTTTGTAGTAATTTTTCGAACTGCATAAGCTACTGCCGATCCCGCGATTGTCGCGGTGGTTCCAAGCTGAGGCACTGCCGCAATCGTTTTGCCGATTTCAGAAAGAGACTCCCGCATTCTTTGCGTGAGGTTAGCGGGATCAACTATTCTTGTCGCAACCTTTACCCATTCAGAATACGCCAGTCCAGCTATCTTGTCGGGATCAACTCCTTCAACCAGACCGTGTAGAATAGGTCTTTCTGGTTCTTCATCAAATCTCTCAACATCAAGTATAACATTATCTCCGTTATCTGTAGCCATAACCACCGGAATGCGATGTTCGCGGCACACTATGCGTGAAAGAAGCTTTAATTCCAAGCTATCCATTTCATCAATGAAAACGTCTAATTTTGGCTCAAGAATAAATTTTTCAAGCGTTTGGCGATTTACACCATCAGTCCATAAATCCAATTCTGAAAAAGGGTCTAGCTCCCAAACCTGTTGTGCCGCAAAGTCAGTTTTATTCATTCCTATGGCAAATACTGGCGCGCGAAGGCGGTTGAGATTAGTAATCTCAATGACATCATAGTCGGCTATTTTTAAATTTTTCGGACCACCGCTGAAAACCAGCGCGTTTATTACATTAGAACCAACGGAAAGACCTATAATTCCTACTCTCGCCGCTCTATATGTTTCCTGTTCTTCCTTGGTAATAATATTTTTGTTGCGCGCAGTGCGCAACTCAAGATAAATCTCCTCGCTAGGCACGCGCGCCACGATATTTCGCCAAGGATAATATACATACACTGCGGGCAAACCTTCGTTATTTTTGATAAAAATATCGCACTTTTCCGCCCTCTCTGTTGGCGGAGCGGATTTTAGCGCGGGGTTGCGGATAACGCAGAGTTCTTTCAGCGCTGTGGGGATTGTGTCAACAAAAATCGCGCCGGCGGGTAACAATTGTTTATCTTTTTCTATACGAATTGATTGCATAGATATGCATATTACGTCTTTTTAGTCCACCTTTGTTTAATAGATTTTACATTGAAGTATTTTTCATCTCCCTTGGCTGCAAAACGAATTGACGGAATAGCTCTTTCTCCAATAGCATCATAGAGCCGATTGTATTCAAGGTTTCTTTTGCGAAGCGCCGCGACGATGTAATCGCTTACGATTTTTCGGGCGAGCGCGCTTTCCTTTACGCCTTCGCGCAATTCAACAGTAATTTCCCAGTATTGGTCCTGGTTGCTTTTACTTTTTTGCTGCATCACAAATTTACCCGTCGCAAATGGCACAACTTCTTCGTTCTCCAATCCCTCCTTGATGTTTTCTGGATAAATCTTTAGCCCGTAAAAAGAGATGGTAAAATCGCTTTTTCCAAATACTGCTAAAAATGGAAACGTCCATTTAGGTTGTTTTTGTACCGACTGATCGCTAGCAAGGCTTGAAATTTTCATCACTTCGTCAAAAGGAATAATTTTTCCGGCATCGTGGACGTTATACCTTACAAGCGGCACTCCACCCCTTGCCGTAAAAAGAAGCTCCCCTTCCTGTTCTTCGAAGAATTTAAAGATGGGATGATATTGCACAAATGTCGGGGTAAACGTTTCATCTCCCCACAATTCCGATGCTGTGTCTTTATCCTCTGATGCCGCGCGGCGTATGGCAACCGAAAGAGGTGTTTCGTGTCCCAGAATCCCCGAATCGGCAGAGCCATATATATTAATTGATGTAGATTCGGCGCTAGTCGCGTTGGTTTTACTTAGTATGTAGTCGCGAAATGCTTCGCTGAAATTTTCTGTAGCAAAAAGAAATTTTATCTTTTGATTTTCCCACGATATCCCCCTTTTCTCTCCGGCGTCAATAATATCTTTAACAAACGGCGGGTACCCGGCGAGAACAATCTGGTTATATTTTGGGCCCAGTTCCTTTATAGCACGCAGTACGTCATTAAGCTCAACTCCCGGAGCAATAATACTGATAGGCAACCCCATTTGCGATGTATGTAAAATAGAATCAAGTGTAATAATTCCGGCAATATAAATACCCATTGAGAAACTTATTACTACAAGCGTGGGCGTGCTGCCGGCATCAAAAAATTCTTTTAATATAAGAGCGTGGATAAGAGACGTTTCTATTTCAAGATTGTCACCCCTAGGCCAAAAATATGGCGTACCTGAAGAGCCAGAGCTGACAGAAAAGATAGTATTTTCTTCAACCTTGCCATCCCACGACAGCTCTTCGGACGAATATGCCTTGATATAGTTTTCTTTATCAGTAAAAGGTACATTCTTAAAATCATCTATAGTTTTAATTTCGGTGTGCTTGATATTGTTCTTTCTTAGAAAATCTTTATACGCGGGCACGCTTTCTGCCGCTTCGTGAAATAGAGAAAGAGCCATCTCTTGTCCGTGAGTTTCCCAAAAATCGGCGCTTTTTGAGCAAAGCAAGGAATTTGCTTCGTCAAGATTTATTTTATACAAATTGAGGATTCCGTCATATTTAAATCCACGCCTGTCAAAAAGGCGTAAGAAAAGTTTATAAAAAGGATTTAACGTGTCGTGTTTCATATTTTTATACGTGACGCAAACTTCAATAATATCTCATGAATATCTCATGTTAGCACTTCTTCAACTCCTCTTCGCGGGCTATGTGGCGCAACTTTTGTAGGATATCCTAGTCCAAAAAACATTTGCGGAGAGAGGGTCTGGTTAGTTTTTTCAAAAATAAAAGTCGAGAGTTTTTTTCTGGACTCGCCACTTTCAATTGCAGCAACCATAATGGACGCGGCCATGCCTTTGCTTTGTAATGTCAGAAGTACGCTTTCAAGAAGCTCTCCGGTATGCAGCCACGCCGCCGCATTATCATCTTTGGTGCTTATTATACCAACAGCTCCGAAATTTAGCACGCGCTTAATCGCTTTTTTCTCCTCTACTGGCGATACATCTATTAAGCGTAACGCCCAAGGTGCCGCAAGTGATTTAAGCATAGACATTTCGTGTCCAGATCCCGGCATGCCATCTCGGCTCATCGTCCAATTATTGCGAATCCATGTCGCAAGTTCTTTGCGGAAATCAAGCTGCGACATTTTTTCTTTCATGCCTTCCCCCGCTATCGAAGCCAATAGTTTTTTATCGGTGAAATTATTGGTAATAGTTAGATTGATGCCGCTTTCGCTAACTAGATTCTGAAGATCATCAATAATTTCCGCTGGCACTTCTTTGTTCTGATACTCTGCTCTGTATGAAACGCGCTGCGTAATTGCTGAAAATAAGGCATCATCATGGCTAACAAGGCCTTTATCGTCGCATGTTAGCGTTACGGCGTGCTCGGCGTTAGCGTTTGAAAGCTGTTCGTTATAATGAACAGCGCATTCAAAACCGTAATGTTTTGCCGCAATAATCATATTTTCTGCGGCGCAACCAAGGGCGATATAAGTCATGCGGCCTGTCGGATCGCCAAATTGCGGGCGGCGTGAAAAATCAGCAATTATTTCAATGCTGTTATTATCTACATGAAATTTCCATGGTTGTGTGTTGTGGCTGGATGGCGCGAGGATGCCAAAACAAACTAAAAATTTTAGTTTGTCGGTTTTGGTGGGCTGGTCATAGAAACCCCTTGGGTCTATACTCCACGCTTCGTAGTTTGATGGTTTACGGCACATATAATGATCAAGTGACTAAAGTTGTAACACTGTTTGATGAATAGCCTCCTGTACTTTTTTCATATCTTGTTCTGAAGGCACTGCCATGCGCACCGCGTTTGCTAGATACGGTAGATTGGCTGGATGGTGTGATAGGTCATTTATCAATATTCCGTGATCGCGCATAGCTTCTAAGAAATTGGCTGAATTTTCGGTTTTGAAAAGGAAAAAGTTGGCCTTCGAAGGATAGACGCTAATCCCTTCTTTGCGCAGAAATTTTTCCATCGCCGCCTTCCTTTCGGCAAACTTTTTCCATTGTTCTTCAAAATAATGGAGGTTTTTAAGCGCAGTTGTTGCCGCGTAAGTGCTGAAATGGCTTAATTCCCAAGGGCCGCGCAGTTTTATTATTTCCCCAACAATAGATTCGTCAGCCAACATATATCCGATTCTTAGTCCCGCCATGCCAAAAAATTTGGAAAAAGTGCGTAAAACTATAAGATTTTTGTGTTTCAAGATGTCTTGTACGTGGCTATGAGGGTAAAATCCAAAATATGCCTCGTCAAGGATGACAGGTATGCCTTGGTCGTCGCATGTAGCAATAAGCTCATTTAGCTGGCTCTCGTCCATTGCCGCTCCAAGAGGATTGTTAGGGTTGCACAGCAAAAGCGCTTTTGCACCTGGAAGGGCTTGTTTTGTTTCTTCAAAAGGAAATTCAAAGGATGTTTCGTTGTCGCGGTAAGGAATTTCTACAAGCTGGATTGGAGAAAATTGCGCTCGGTAGTTATAAAAAGCAAAGTTTGGCGATGGCATGATAACCTTGTCACCCTCGCGAAATAAAAGTTTAAAAAGTAGGTCAATTGCCCTGTCGGACCCGCCGGTAAGAAATATATTTTTAGTAGAAACGCCCGTGTAATTGGCTAGCAAGTCTAGTAGTTCCTCGTATTCCGGGTAACATCCGACAGTAAAAACGCTGAAATCCTTCAGCTTTGCCAAAAAATCGTCGTTTATAAGCCCGTAGCTCTCATTCAAATCTAGTCGGATAAATTGCTCTCTTTTAGAGGGCATTTTGTAGCGCTTTTGTGGCAACGAGTATTTCTCTGTAGAGAAAGTCATATAGCTTATATTATAATATCACAAAATACCTTTTAAGTAAATAGATAGGGTTTGCGGCTCTATAACCCTCGTTTTATACGGCGCAAGCTTTCCAGTGCCCAGTTTGGCCAATAACGCCAGGAAATCGGTAAATCTTGCGCGTGGAGATAATCTGTTTGGTAGCCTCCGAATCCTTTTTTGAACAACGTTAAGCCAGCCCATGGGTGCTTAGGATTTTCGCTGGTTGTGATGCCCCAAAAGTTATATAGCTTCTTGTTTCTTCTCTTTGCTTCTTTAATTGCCGCCCACTGCACTGCGTAGGCAGTCGGGATATTTGAATACCTAAGCGATGACGCGCCGTGGTGGTAGAAAGCGCTGTTTCCGTAAAAAATAATCACCGCGCTTGCTTGAGGTTCACCCTGAGCATTGCCGAAGGGCTCGCCCTTATACCAAGCGGAGATCACCTCCGCTTGTCCTTCCGTAGTCCTTCCGTAGCATTGTAGCGTAGGAGGGCGAAGGAGGACACTTTCATTTTTCGAGAACGCATCAACCTCGCATTGAATATATTCTCGTGAAAATGGAATAAAGTCGTGCTTAGCAACTGTTTCTTTGTGTAATTTATAAAAATGGTCAATATCTTCCTTGCTGGCGCCGATTGTAATCTCTACGCCTTCTCTTTCCGCGCGGCGGATGAGGTTTCGCGTGGTTTTGCGCATGCCCTTTAGCAATTCTTCCTCGCTAGGCGATAAATCAAGTGTCCAAGTAGTTTCCGCGTGCATGTGAATTGGCGCGGGGCGAAAACCCAAATCAGCAAAAAGCTGGCGATTTTCTTCAGTAGCTATCATTGGCGGGCTGACGCGAATAAAATACGCTTTTTCTTGTTGTGCAATCTTTTTTAACTCCGATGTAAGGGTTTTTAAGATTTCAAATTTTGAATTTTCATTTTGAGATTTGAGATTTGAGATTTGAGATTGAAATATCGGCCCGTGTGGTATAAAAAGAAACCTTCCGCGTCTCGCCTCTACCAAAATTACAAGTATCACTGATACGAGTTCTCCATTTTCCTCAACACCAAAACGCCACATCTTATCCCCCATTCGCACGTTAAACTCGCCCCACTGCCATGAATGCAGGAAAGTATGGTCGGGCTGGGAAGTGACGAAACTATCCCATTTTTCCTTGTCTGTTATTTGGATGATTTGTGGAGACATAATGTTATCTCAAAACGCAAATCTCAAATGTCAAAACTGAAACTTAAATCTCAAAACTACTACGGAGATACTTTTAATTTTTCCGCCAGAGGCGGATCAGCCTCAGGCTGAAGATTTAAGATTTTGATTTGAGTTTTACGATTTGAAATTTGAGATAAAAATAGTTTACTACTGCTATAAGATATTTTTTAAAAAATTAATCACATTTCTTGCATCCTGTTTTGATATATTTACGTGCGTCGGCAAGTTAAAAACTTCGCGCGCGGCTTTCTCGGCATTGGGGCATGAGCCTTCCGCATAATTCATTATGTCGAAATCTGTACCTCGCGGCGCAATGACACTATCATACCAATCCCCTAGCAAAATGCGCGCATTCTTTGCTTTTTGCAAGATACTGTCTCTGTTTTGATTGCGCATTGGATAGCGCAAGAATACATATTTGGCTCCGCGAGACATATTAAGCCATGAATTTTTTGCCGGTGTTGGGTCAAGCGCTTTTTTATACATATCCGCAACCGCGTTCCTATGAGCACTGAACAATTCGATTTTTTCAAGCTGGTGGAGAGCGAGTATAGCCAAAGCGCCAGGTAGTCGCGCGGGAAAATATTCTGGCTTCCTGCCGTATCTTTCACCTTGCGTTACGGCTTTTGAAAGCAAATGCAAGCGTTGCGCCGCTCTTAGCGCGTACCTGCCAACAGTCCAGTATGTTGCGATAATAGGAGCCATGAATAAAGGATGCAGTAATTGCTGGCTAGTCCACAAATACGATGGACAAGGAAGCGTTGTCCATTCCTGTAGCGCGCGCCGCGACACTATTTTTTTATTTACTATTAGCGCTCCTCCATAAACCGAAGAAATAACTTTGTCTCTGCCGAAGCTAAAGAACGTGGCGTCACCAATGGTGCCAACCCTTTTTCCACCCCACTCCGCGCCAAGCGCGTGAGCGCAGTCTTCTATTACAAACAACTTATGATTTTTTGCTACCCGCAAGAGCGCGTCCATGTTAGCCGGTATGCCAAATGTATGCTGAACTACCACAGCTTTACAGCGTGGTGTAATTTTGTGTTCTAAATCCATTGGATCCATGTTGTAGCCATCCTTTTCTATATCTACAAATACTGGCTTTGCGCCCCACCATAATACTGGATTTGGCACTGCGTTGCAGGTAAATGCTTGTACAAGTATTTCGTCCCCAGGCTGAATACGCAACGCTTTAAGCAGTGTCAAAAAAGCCGAACGACCGCTGTTAAATAGCAAGACTTCCGCAGTGGTGCCGAGGTATTGCGCAAGGGCTTTTTGTAATTTTTTATTAGCCCCCTCGTTTCTCCAATTCCACGGACGTATCAAAACAGACCAAGCGAGGCGCCTGTCATCATTTTGAGTATTGGGAGAAAGTGAAGTATAGATCATCTATTTTTCTTTAGTGTATTTTAAGAGTTGGTTCTATGAAAGATCTGATGTTTTTGAATACAGAATACAGAATTGAGAATACAGGTCCTGTATTCCGTATTCTTGATTCTGTATTCTGTTTAGTTAGTCATCTATAATCAAATTTCTCACAATCGTTTCCGGTACGCGATTCTCTAACAATATAACGTCTCCTTCGTCGCATAATTC
This genomic interval from Candidatus Spechtbacteria bacterium contains the following:
- a CDS encoding histidinol-phosphate aminotransferase family protein; its protein translation is MTFSTEKYSLPQKRYKMPSKREQFIRLDLNESYGLINDDFLAKLKDFSVFTVGCYPEYEELLDLLANYTGVSTKNIFLTGGSDRAIDLLFKLLFREGDKVIMPSPNFAFYNYRAQFSPIQLVEIPYRDNETSFEFPFEETKQALPGAKALLLCNPNNPLGAAMDESQLNELIATCDDQGIPVILDEAYFGFYPHSHVQDILKHKNLIVLRTFSKFFGMAGLRIGYMLADESIVGEIIKLRGPWELSHFSTYAATTALKNLHYFEEQWKKFAERKAAMEKFLRKEGISVYPSKANFFLFKTENSANFLEAMRDHGILINDLSHHPANLPYLANAVRMAVPSEQDMKKVQEAIHQTVLQL
- a CDS encoding peptidoglycan bridge formation glycyltransferase FemA/FemB family protein, with amino-acid sequence MSPQIIQITDKEKWDSFVTSQPDHTFLHSWQWGEFNVRMGDKMWRFGVEENGELVSVILVILVEARRGRFLFIPHGPIFQSQISNLKSQNENSKFEILKTLTSELKKIAQQEKAYFIRVSPPMIATEENRQLFADLGFRPAPIHMHAETTWTLDLSPSEEELLKGMRKTTRNLIRRAEREGVEITIGASKEDIDHFYKLHKETVAKHDFIPFSREYIQCEVDAFSKNESVLLRPPTLQCYGRTTEGQAEVISAWYKGEPFGNAQGEPQASAVIIFYGNSAFYHHGASSLRYSNIPTAYAVQWAAIKEAKRRNKKLYNFWGITTSENPKHPWAGLTLFKKGFGGYQTDYLHAQDLPISWRYWPNWALESLRRIKRGL
- a CDS encoding aminotransferase class I/II-fold pyridoxal phosphate-dependent enzyme, which gives rise to MIYTSLSPNTQNDDRRLAWSVLIRPWNWRNEGANKKLQKALAQYLGTTAEVLLFNSGRSAFLTLLKALRIQPGDEILVQAFTCNAVPNPVLWWGAKPVFVDIEKDGYNMDPMDLEHKITPRCKAVVVQHTFGIPANMDALLRVAKNHKLFVIEDCAHALGAEWGGKRVGTIGDATFFSFGRDKVISSVYGGALIVNKKIVSRRALQEWTTLPCPSYLWTSQQLLHPLFMAPIIATYWTVGRYALRAAQRLHLLSKAVTQGERYGRKPEYFPARLPGALAILALHQLEKIELFSAHRNAVADMYKKALDPTPAKNSWLNMSRGAKYVFLRYPMRNQNRDSILQKAKNARILLGDWYDSVIAPRGTDFDIMNYAEGSCPNAEKAAREVFNLPTHVNISKQDARNVINFLKNIL